In Maridesulfovibrio bastinii DSM 16055, the genomic window GGGTTGAACAAAAATCACTGGTAACCGGTATCCCTACCACTTACCACAAGTTCGATGAAATGACTGCCGGATTGCAGAATTCAGACCTGATTATCATAGCCGGACGCCCGAGTATGGGTAAAACCGCTTTTGCATTGAACGTGGCCATGAGAGCCGCTCTTAACAACAATACAACTACAGCGGTTTTCTCTCTTGAAATGTCCATGGGTCAGCTCATGACCCGTATGCTAGCCTGTCACGCGCGGGTCGAATTATCCCGCATCAGAAGTGGTTTTCTGGAAGATGAAGATTGGGCCCGGTTGTATGATGCCGCTCAGGATCTTACAGAAGCCCCTATCTTTATTGATGATACTCCTTCTATCACAACAATGGAGCTTCGCGCCCGCTGTCGTCGCCTGAAAGCCCAGCATAATCTGGGGCTTGTAATGGTTGACTATCTACAGCTTATGCGTTCAAGTTCCCGTGTTGATTCCCGCGAGCAGGAAATTTCTGATATTTCCCGTACACTTAAAGCTCTTGCAAAAGAACTTAATATACCGGTCATCGCTTTGTCCCAGCTCAACCGTAAAGTTGAGGAACGCACGGATAAACGTCCGATGATGTCCGATTTGCGTGAATCAGGAGCTATCGAACAGGACGCGGATATCATCCTTTTCCTTTATCGTGAGGATTTCTACAATAAAAAAGAGGATAAACCTCTTACCAATAAAGCGGAAGTCATAATCGGCAAACAGAGAAACGGTCCTACAGGCATTGTTGAACTGGCCTTTTTCGGTCCGTATACCGCTTTTGAAAACCTCGCAGCAGAACCCTATCCCTCCGAATACGACGCAGAATAATGTTCTGCTCCGGCGAGGGGCCAAATTGATCCGGAGATTTCAAAATGTACTACGACAAGGTGGAAAGTCTTGAGCGTGATGAAATTGACGCTCTTCAAGCAGACAGGCTCAGGAAAGTTGTTGAAACAGCAATGGCTTCACCCTTCTACAAAAAAAAATATGCTGAAGCGGATATCGATCCTGCAAGCATAAAAACAGTAGATGATGTCCGCCGACTACCCTTCACCACTAAGAATGATCTCCGCAACAATTACCCTGACGGCTTCCTGACCAGACCGGTTGAAGATTTTGTCCGGCTGCATGTCTCATCCGGTACAACCGGAACACCTACAGCAGTATATTATACCCAGAGCGATCTTGATAAATGGGCCGATCTTA contains:
- the dnaB gene encoding replicative DNA helicase, encoding MEKSRKNPNQSPQLKKQQWNQKRRNSNYNSGEASEASSDLLRKVPPHNLEAEQAVLGGVFVNNLIFNDLVDIINADDFYSPTHQVIFRAFETLYSRNTPIDLVTVNNYLTEIGEIESAGGPVYLAELANSVFSSANALHHAEIVSDKSIQRNLINTASNIITDCFETANVKELLDHSEQAVFDITDAKKGSTVKGSQELIKDVFKELERRVEQKSLVTGIPTTYHKFDEMTAGLQNSDLIIIAGRPSMGKTAFALNVAMRAALNNNTTTAVFSLEMSMGQLMTRMLACHARVELSRIRSGFLEDEDWARLYDAAQDLTEAPIFIDDTPSITTMELRARCRRLKAQHNLGLVMVDYLQLMRSSSRVDSREQEISDISRTLKALAKELNIPVIALSQLNRKVEERTDKRPMMSDLRESGAIEQDADIILFLYREDFYNKKEDKPLTNKAEVIIGKQRNGPTGIVELAFFGPYTAFENLAAEPYPSEYDAE